In a single window of the Acidobacteriota bacterium genome:
- a CDS encoding OsmC family protein: protein MGIYRAKVSWVSDTPDTFTKNRYSRGHKWSFDGGVTVPASSSPQVVNRYSVEAAIDPEEALVASVSACHMLTFLYLAARAGFRIDAYSDNAAGEMAANDNGKQWLAKITLDPQIEWAGDKLPTADEIVDLHHRAHEECYIANSIRSEVVVKK from the coding sequence ATGGGAATTTACAGAGCAAAGGTATCCTGGGTCTCTGACACCCCAGATACTTTCACCAAAAACCGCTATTCACGCGGCCACAAGTGGTCGTTTGACGGCGGAGTGACGGTTCCCGCGTCGAGTTCACCGCAAGTGGTTAACAGATACTCGGTCGAGGCGGCGATCGATCCTGAGGAAGCGTTGGTCGCGTCAGTCTCGGCGTGTCATATGTTGACATTTCTCTATCTGGCGGCGAGGGCCGGCTTTCGGATCGATGCTTATTCAGATAATGCGGCAGGCGAAATGGCAGCAAACGACAACGGCAAACAGTGGCTAGCGAAGATCACGCTTGACCCGCAGATCGAATGGGCGGGTGACAAACTGCCGACCGCCGACGAGATCGTTGACCTGCATCATCGTGCACACGAGGAGTGTTATATCGCGAATTCGATCAGGTCTGAGGTCGTCGTAAAGAAGTGA
- a CDS encoding phosphotransferase — MNAKVRLTTFLTSNGQPDTITELAGDASTREYFRVTWNEMTAIACVYPEPFVAAEQTFLATTRLFRSADLPVAEVIAFSEDLGVIIQEDLGDTILRDVMLAADEDAAARLRDEAISLIVRIQAATELAFSSGSIASKLRFDKEKLLWELNYFKEHYFTTLRNTPLSSEDAEALNTEFIELVEELDERASVLCHRDFHAANLMRDGRGRMRIIDHQDARIGSAAYDLVSLLLDRITELPSPQWLAARRKFFIEMRTKFGLPKLDEDDFAYEFRLQTIQRCLKAAGTFSYQSAVRGKTHFLPFIKPMFGITRRGAENLGRFPHIRRILTRELESSNA; from the coding sequence ATGAACGCGAAAGTAAGACTTACAACATTCCTTACCTCGAACGGGCAGCCTGATACCATCACGGAACTCGCAGGCGACGCATCGACGCGGGAATATTTTCGTGTGACTTGGAATGAAATGACGGCGATCGCGTGCGTCTATCCCGAGCCGTTCGTTGCCGCTGAGCAGACCTTTCTCGCTACAACAAGACTTTTCCGATCCGCGGATCTGCCGGTCGCGGAGGTCATTGCTTTCAGCGAAGACCTGGGCGTCATCATTCAGGAAGACCTCGGCGACACGATACTTCGCGACGTAATGCTCGCCGCGGACGAAGATGCAGCGGCCAGGCTTCGCGACGAGGCGATATCGCTGATCGTACGAATACAGGCGGCGACGGAGCTTGCGTTCAGCTCAGGCTCGATCGCATCGAAACTGCGTTTTGACAAGGAAAAGCTGCTTTGGGAACTGAATTATTTCAAGGAGCACTACTTCACGACGCTTCGGAACACTCCATTGTCTTCAGAGGACGCCGAAGCGCTAAATACCGAATTTATTGAGCTTGTCGAGGAGCTTGACGAGCGTGCTTCGGTGCTTTGCCATCGCGACTTTCACGCGGCGAATCTCATGCGGGACGGCCGCGGACGGATGCGGATCATCGATCATCAAGATGCGCGGATCGGTTCCGCGGCATATGACCTCGTTTCCCTGCTGCTGGACCGAATAACGGAGCTTCCGTCGCCGCAATGGCTGGCCGCTCGCAGAAAGTTCTTTATTGAGATGCGGACAAAGTTCGGATTGCCGAAGCTCGACGAAGACGATTTTGCCTACGAATTTCGCCTGCAGACGATCCAACGCTGTCTGAAGGCCGCCGGCACGTTCTCGTACCAATCGGCCGTCCGCGGCAAGACGCATTTTCTGCCGTTCATCAAACCGATGTTCGGCATTACGCGACGCGGTGCGGAAAACCTCGGCCGCTTCCCTCACATCCGCAGAATTTTGACGCGCGAGCTGGAAAGCTCAAACGCGTAG
- a CDS encoding zeta toxin family protein, which translates to MPNVVIIAGPNGAGKSTLAPHLLRDTLNITEFVNADTIAEGLSAFAPERAAFDAGRVMLKRLDDLGSSGQDFAFETTLATRSYIKRIRDLIESGYRVNLIFLWLKSPELAIERVAERVRTGGHYIPTEVIRRRYERGLSNLFTFYMPAVSAWSVRDTNLAGSVEIARYNEKEGESIIDQEKWKIIKQ; encoded by the coding sequence ATGCCGAACGTCGTTATCATCGCGGGTCCGAACGGAGCGGGAAAATCAACGCTTGCACCGCATTTGCTACGTGATACGCTAAACATTACTGAATTTGTTAACGCCGATACGATTGCCGAAGGCCTTTCGGCATTTGCACCGGAGCGAGCGGCATTTGATGCGGGGCGAGTGATGTTAAAGCGTTTGGATGATCTAGGCTCATCCGGACAAGATTTTGCTTTCGAAACAACCCTTGCGACGCGGTCATATATCAAGAGGATTAGAGATCTTATAGAAAGTGGCTATCGGGTTAATTTAATCTTCCTATGGCTTAAAAGCCCGGAACTTGCGATCGAACGTGTTGCGGAACGCGTGAGAACCGGCGGACATTACATTCCGACCGAAGTGATCCGGCGGCGTTACGAACGAGGCTTGAGTAACTTGTTTACTTTTTACATGCCCGCGGTAAGCGCTTGGAGTGTGCGCGATACGAATCTCGCCGGATCTGTTGAGATCGCGCGTTATAATGAGAAAGAAGGCGAAAGTATTATTGACCAAGAAAAATGGAAGATCATAAAACAGTAA
- a CDS encoding ABC transporter ATP-binding protein, producing the protein MADDAGGGSEKGKKKISYTGAWAEARKIVWDARWRLALGSVLLLVSRLAGMVLPASTKYIGDEIFTNRNFELLKWIALAVGLATLIQGATGFALSQILGVAAQRAITEMRKRVQTHVERLPISYFDSTQTGQLISRIMNDAEGIRNLVGTGLGQILGSLVTATISIGVLFYLNWLLTIATIAVLLVFGGFLLYAFKVLRPVFRERGEITAQVTGRLGESLGGIRIVKAYTAEKREELSFARGAHRLFRNVAKTVTGVSAINSFAAIVIGAVAVVMMLVGGNALRAETMTLGDFLMYISFTFLLALPIIELAAIGTQVTEALAGLDRIREVMSMTTETEEDAKREPIPSAEGKIEFDNVWFEYEPGVPVLKGISFTADAGTTTALVGSSGSGKSTILSLVLNFIQPTKSEPPAVAGGLTQPPATAGGSDKLQAGSLRSDAGSILIDGRDLQSVRLRDYRRLLGVVLQDNFLFDGTILENIRFADPEAGIDAIKEVCRIANADEFIEKFPNGYDTIVGERGVKLSGGQRQRIAIARALLADPKILILDEATSSLDSESEALIQEGLNNLRKGRTTFVIAHRLSTIRSADQILVIEAGEILERGTHDELIATNGRYKQLYDKQYRFEQNLFVNPGEDFTGTAEDLAATKL; encoded by the coding sequence ATGGCGGATGATGCGGGCGGCGGCTCGGAAAAGGGCAAAAAGAAGATCAGCTACACGGGTGCGTGGGCCGAGGCGAGGAAGATCGTCTGGGACGCACGCTGGCGGCTGGCGTTGGGGAGCGTTCTGCTGCTTGTTTCGAGGCTCGCGGGAATGGTGCTGCCCGCTTCGACGAAATACATCGGCGACGAGATATTCACGAACCGCAATTTCGAGCTGCTGAAATGGATCGCTCTGGCGGTCGGGCTGGCGACGCTGATACAGGGAGCGACCGGATTTGCGCTGTCGCAGATACTCGGCGTGGCGGCACAGCGTGCGATAACCGAGATGCGAAAACGCGTGCAGACGCACGTCGAACGCCTGCCGATATCGTATTTTGATTCGACGCAGACCGGCCAGCTCATTTCGCGGATCATGAACGACGCGGAAGGCATCCGCAACCTCGTCGGCACGGGACTTGGGCAAATTCTGGGCAGCCTCGTCACCGCGACCATCTCCATCGGCGTGCTGTTTTATCTGAACTGGCTGCTGACTATCGCCACCATCGCCGTGCTGCTGGTATTCGGCGGGTTTCTGCTGTACGCATTTAAGGTGCTGCGGCCCGTTTTCCGCGAACGCGGCGAGATAACGGCTCAGGTGACGGGGCGTTTGGGCGAATCTCTCGGCGGAATTCGCATAGTTAAGGCCTACACCGCCGAAAAACGCGAGGAACTCTCGTTCGCACGCGGCGCACATCGGCTGTTTCGCAACGTCGCCAAAACGGTGACGGGCGTTTCCGCGATAAATTCCTTCGCCGCCATCGTGATCGGCGCCGTCGCCGTAGTGATGATGCTCGTCGGCGGCAACGCCCTGCGTGCCGAAACGATGACGCTCGGCGATTTTCTGATGTACATCTCGTTCACGTTCCTCCTCGCACTGCCGATCATCGAACTCGCCGCCATCGGCACGCAGGTCACCGAGGCACTCGCGGGGCTCGACCGCATCCGCGAGGTGATGTCGATGACCACCGAGACCGAGGAGGACGCGAAGCGGGAACCGATACCGTCCGCCGAAGGAAAGATCGAATTTGACAATGTGTGGTTCGAATACGAGCCGGGCGTGCCGGTGCTCAAAGGTATATCATTCACCGCCGACGCCGGCACGACGACCGCTCTCGTCGGTTCTTCGGGCTCCGGCAAATCGACGATCCTATCGCTGGTTCTGAATTTTATCCAGCCGACCAAGTCAGAGCCACCTGCGGTAGCGGGTGGTTTAACTCAACCGCCCGCTACCGCAGGCGGTTCTGACAAGTTGCAGGCTGGCAGCCTGCGGTCCGACGCGGGCAGCATTCTGATAGACGGCCGCGATCTGCAAAGCGTCAGGCTCCGCGATTACAGACGGCTGCTCGGCGTGGTGCTGCAAGACAATTTTCTTTTCGACGGCACGATCCTCGAAAATATCCGCTTCGCCGACCCGGAAGCCGGCATCGACGCGATAAAGGAGGTCTGCCGCATCGCGAACGCGGACGAGTTCATCGAAAAGTTCCCGAACGGCTACGATACTATCGTCGGCGAACGCGGAGTAAAGCTCTCCGGCGGCCAGCGTCAGCGTATCGCCATCGCGAGGGCTTTGCTCGCAGATCCGAAGATACTGATACTCGACGAAGCGACGTCATCGCTCGACAGCGAATCGGAAGCTCTCATTCAGGAAGGGCTGAACAATCTGCGAAAGGGACGCACGACCTTTGTTATCGCACACCGGCTTTCAACCATCCGCTCCGCCGATCAGATACTTGTGATCGAGGCCGGCGAAATTCTGGAACGCGGCACGCACGACGAACTCATCGCGACGAACGGACGGTACAAGCAGCTTTACGACAAGCAGTATCGTTTTGAGCAGAATCTTTTCGTGAATCCGGGCGAGGATTTCACCGGCACGGCCGAGGACCTCGCCGCGACGAAACTTTAG
- the asnS gene encoding asparagine--tRNA ligase — protein sequence MQQTYIDQLKDHIGEAVTLKGWLYNKRSSGKLVFLQLRDGTGIVQCVVFKPNDEALYDLADSLGQESSIIVNGTVKEDARSPIGVELDVTAIEVLQNVHDYPITPKEHGTDFLMDNRHLWIRSKKQHAVLKIRHTVIKAVRDYFDGQGFTLADTPIFTPAACEGTTTLFEVDYFGDDKAYLTQSGQLYNEATAAAFGKSYAFGPTFRAEKSKTRRHLTEFWMVEPEVAYAGYEDMMDLGEGLILFIVDRVLNDRKHELATLERDTAVLEAIKGPFPRLHYDDAVKMLQEGYDKGELAGAQAASLPGQGAEDAGKLPAVRRFEWGGDFGSPDETYLSKQFGLPVFVHHFPTAIKGFYFEVDKDRPECALGIDLLAPEGYGEIIGGGERATSLEYLESQLKHHNLPQEIFEWYLDLRRYGSVPHAGFGMGIERTVAWMAGIEHVRETIPFPRMLYRLRP from the coding sequence ATGCAGCAGACATATATCGATCAACTGAAAGATCACATCGGCGAAGCGGTCACGTTGAAGGGCTGGCTTTATAACAAGCGTTCGAGCGGAAAGCTCGTGTTTTTGCAGCTGCGTGATGGGACGGGCATCGTGCAGTGTGTGGTATTCAAGCCGAACGACGAGGCGTTGTACGACCTGGCGGATTCGTTGGGGCAGGAATCTTCGATCATCGTCAACGGAACCGTGAAAGAGGACGCGCGTTCGCCGATCGGCGTCGAGCTCGACGTGACCGCGATCGAGGTGCTGCAGAACGTCCACGATTATCCGATCACGCCGAAAGAACACGGCACCGATTTTCTGATGGACAACCGCCATCTGTGGATACGTTCGAAAAAACAGCACGCCGTTCTCAAGATCCGCCATACGGTGATCAAGGCAGTGCGCGATTATTTTGACGGGCAAGGTTTCACGCTCGCCGATACGCCGATATTCACGCCGGCCGCTTGCGAAGGCACGACGACGCTGTTCGAGGTGGATTATTTTGGCGACGACAAGGCCTATTTGACGCAGTCTGGACAGCTTTATAACGAAGCGACCGCCGCCGCATTTGGCAAGAGCTATGCGTTCGGGCCGACGTTTCGTGCCGAGAAATCGAAGACGCGGCGGCATCTCACCGAATTCTGGATGGTCGAGCCCGAGGTCGCCTACGCCGGCTACGAAGACATGATGGACCTCGGCGAAGGCCTGATCCTGTTCATCGTCGATCGTGTCCTCAACGACCGCAAACATGAACTCGCCACGCTCGAACGCGATACCGCTGTTCTCGAAGCGATAAAAGGCCCGTTCCCGCGGCTGCATTACGACGATGCAGTGAAGATGCTGCAGGAGGGCTACGATAAAGGTGAACTGGCCGGGGCGCAGGCTGCCAGCCTGCCCGGCCAAGGTGCGGAAGATGCAGGCAAGCTGCCTGCGGTCCGGCGATTTGAATGGGGTGGTGATTTCGGTTCGCCCGACGAGACCTATCTGTCGAAGCAGTTCGGGCTGCCGGTTTTTGTGCATCACTTCCCGACCGCGATCAAAGGTTTTTATTTCGAGGTCGACAAAGATCGCCCCGAATGCGCCCTCGGCATCGACCTGCTCGCCCCCGAAGGCTACGGCGAGATCATCGGCGGCGGCGAACGCGCGACTTCGCTTGAGTATCTCGAGTCGCAGCTAAAACATCACAACCTGCCGCAGGAGATATTCGAATGGTATCTCGACCTCCGCCGCTACGGCTCCGTCCCCCACGCCGGCTTCGGCATGGGCATCGAACGCACCGTCGCCTGGATGGCCGGCATCGAACACGTGCGGGAAACAATACCATTCCCGAGGATGTTGTATAGGTTGAGGCCGTAA
- a CDS encoding alkaline phosphatase family protein: MTHKLRNDLIVAIVMVFAFAALPAFAQQPIEDLKPTVILISLDGFRYDYVDKYEAPTIRRLATEGVRAKWMIPSFPTKTFPNHYTVVTGLYPANHGLVENNVFDFGTVFTMSKREEVENPRWWGGEPIWVTAESQGQIAASFFWVGSEAKVKDRQPTYWKRYDGKVPNEERVDTVLSWLDLPREKRPTIITLYFSDTDDAGHAAGPDSEAVKNAVKKVDGDIARLVEGLKKRKIDGKANIIITSDHGMAAVPAGNVVYIYRALREEWLERDPITTGEIWQIWPKPERTDEMMTALARLENTTCWRKADIPDRFHYKQGARVAPVICSAKLGWSMSANKRPPARPPTTNDARVRGAHGFDNQYQEMQATFIAHGRAFKKNKTVEPFANVEVYNVMCKILGIKPAPNDGDLRRVKSMLR, translated from the coding sequence ATGACACACAAACTTAGAAATGATCTCATCGTCGCGATCGTGATGGTCTTCGCGTTCGCTGCCTTGCCGGCGTTTGCTCAGCAGCCGATCGAGGACCTCAAGCCGACGGTCATTCTGATCTCGCTCGACGGGTTTCGCTACGATTACGTCGATAAATACGAGGCTCCGACGATCAGGCGGCTCGCGACTGAGGGCGTGCGGGCGAAATGGATGATCCCGTCGTTCCCGACGAAGACGTTCCCGAATCATTACACGGTCGTGACGGGGCTTTATCCCGCAAATCACGGGCTGGTTGAGAACAATGTTTTCGATTTCGGCACCGTTTTTACGATGTCCAAACGCGAAGAGGTCGAGAACCCGCGTTGGTGGGGCGGCGAGCCGATCTGGGTGACCGCAGAGTCGCAAGGCCAGATCGCGGCGTCGTTCTTTTGGGTCGGCAGCGAGGCAAAGGTAAAGGATAGACAGCCCACGTATTGGAAACGCTACGACGGAAAAGTGCCGAACGAAGAGCGCGTCGATACCGTGTTAAGTTGGCTCGATCTGCCGCGTGAAAAGCGGCCTACGATCATCACGCTCTATTTCAGCGATACGGACGATGCCGGCCACGCTGCCGGCCCCGATTCGGAAGCGGTAAAGAACGCGGTCAAAAAGGTCGATGGCGATATCGCGAGGCTTGTCGAAGGGCTAAAGAAGCGCAAGATCGACGGAAAGGCGAACATTATCATCACTTCCGATCACGGCATGGCGGCGGTGCCGGCGGGCAACGTCGTTTATATATATCGTGCTTTGCGTGAGGAGTGGTTGGAACGCGATCCGATCACGACCGGCGAGATCTGGCAAATTTGGCCCAAGCCAGAGCGAACCGACGAGATGATGACGGCTCTCGCACGGCTTGAGAACACAACGTGTTGGCGAAAGGCAGACATTCCCGACCGTTTTCACTACAAACAAGGTGCCCGCGTTGCTCCTGTCATCTGTTCGGCGAAGCTAGGCTGGTCGATGTCCGCAAACAAACGTCCGCCCGCAAGGCCGCCGACGACTAACGATGCCCGCGTCCGCGGAGCTCACGGATTCGACAATCAGTACCAGGAAATGCAGGCGACTTTCATCGCCCATGGCCGCGCGTTCAAAAAGAACAAGACCGTCGAGCCGTTCGCCAACGTCGAGGTCTATAACGTGATGTGCAAGATTTTAGGCATCAAACCCGCCCCGAACGACGGCGACCTGCGACGAGTAAAGTCGATGTTGAGGTAA